The following nucleotide sequence is from Burkholderia gladioli.
CCGACCATTTATCGCGACTTCTACCACGCGCCCTTGCAGCTCGCGCTGAACCTGGCCGTGATCGGCTCGGTGCTGGGCGTGCTCGGTTCGCTGGTGTCGGCGCTGCTGGTGGACGTGGTGGGCCGCAAGCCCGTGATCAGCGTGTCGTTCCTGCTCTGCGCGCTGTCGCTGGCGGCGGCGGGCTACTGGCACGGTGCCTCGGTCTACGTGGTGGCGATCTGCTGCTCGCTGGCGCTGGGGCTGATGGCCTCGGGCTTCATCACCGCCTACGTCTACACGCCCGAGCAGTACCCCACCAGCATCCGCGCCTCGGGCTGCGGGCTCGGCAGCGCCTGGCTGAAGATCGCCTCGTTCGTGGCGCCGATGGTGGTGCCGCACGCGATCCTCGGCGGCAACCTGGCGCCGGCCTTCTACCTGCTCGGCGCGGTGCCGCTGATCGCGGCGCTGACGGTGCACTTCATCGGCATCGAGACCAAGGGGCAGGTGCTGGAGCGGCTGGAAGCCTGAGCACTCCTCGCGCGGGATGCGAAACGGCCGGCATTGTCATGCCGGCCGTTTTGTTTTGGTGCGTTACGCAGGTGCCCTGGACGCGGCTTCGGCGCCGCGTGCTCAGTGCACCGCCGTGACGGGTAGCTTGGTGAGCCGCAGCAGACGATCGTGCAGGCCCAGGCCGAACACGCGCGCGAGCCAGTGCAATGGATTGCGGCGCGGCGCGGTCAACACGATCTCGTCGCAGCGATGCTCCAGCGCGCAGCGCGCGATCGCGTCGGCCGTGGCACCGAACTTCATGGTCAGCGAGTAATGCACGCCGGCGTCGCGCAGGATCGTGATGGCCGCGGCCAGGTCGTGCTCGGCTGCGGCGCGGCCGATCTCGTCGAGTTCGCGATGGGTATGGAAGGCGTCGGCGCGCGAGCCGCCCAGCGGCGGTTGCACGTTGACGAGCACCACCTCGGAGGCGCAGCGCTCGCGGTAGAGGAAGGCGGCATGGCGCACGGCCTGCAGCGCGCGCGGGGAGTGGCCGACGGGGACGAGCAGTTTGAGCATGTGGGCGGCAAGCAGTTCGGATGCGATGCCCGCAGCGTAAACAACCGGTGGTGTCGATCTCGTAAAGAGTGGGCGCTGGGGCATAAAAATCTCGTCAAGATCGGGGTTTGCCGGGTCGCCGATTCGATGCGCCGAATTATCAGATTTGGAAAGGCATCCGAATTTTCGAGATATTTTTGAAGATCGGATAACCCGTCCTGTCAAAGTTGACAGGCCTCTTTGATTAATCCCCGGCTGCTCGTGCATTTGACATTCCTTAACCCGTTTTGAGACAAAACGGGGCATCTTCTGCGAGACAATGCGCCGGTCCGTTGATCCGTAGTGCTCAGTAGCGCGATTCGCGAGTAGACCAGAACCATGAACAAGAATAATTACCGACTGGTATTCAGTCGTATTCGAGGGATGCTGATTGCTGTCGAAGAAACAGCCAATGCGTCAGGCAATGCCGGCCGAGGGGAGATGGCGGCAGCCGCGCAGGTGCAGCCGGGCTTCGCGAGGTTCGCCTTGCGCCACGCGGCGTTCGCCGCGCTGGTCATGGCGGGAGCGGTGCCGAGTTGGGTCAATGCGCAGATCGTCGGCGGCGGCGCGCATGCCCCGTCGGTTATCCAGACGCAAAACGGGCTGCCCCAGGTCAATATCAACAAACCCGGCAATGCCGGCGTTTCGCTGAATACCTATCGTCAATTCGACGTGCAAAAGCCTGGGGCGATACTCAATAATTCGCCCGTGATCGTCAACACGCAGCAAGCGGGCATGATTAATGGCAATCCGAATTTCGGGCCCAACGATGCCGCGCGGATCATCGTCAACCAGGTCAACAGCAACAACCCGTCCGCCATTCGCGGTTTCGTCGAGATCGCCGGGCAGAAGGCCGAACTCATCATCTCGAATCCGGCCGGCCTGCAGATCGACGGCGGCGGCTTCATCAATACATCCCGCACCGTTTTGACGACGGGCGTCCCGTATTACGGCGCGGACGGTTCCGTCGCCGGATTCAACGTGAGTCGCGGCCTCGTCACCGTTTCCGGATCGGGCCTGAATGCCGCCGATATCGACCAGGTCGACATCATCTCGCGCGCGGTCCAGGCCAACGCGGCAATTTACGCCCGGAACCTGAACGTGATCGCGGGGGCGAACCAGGTCAATCACGATACCCTCGCGGCGACGCCGATCCAGGGCGACGGCGCGGCGCCCGCGGTTGCCATCGACGTGGGCCAGCTCGGCGGCATGTACAGCAACCGCATCTTTCTCGTCAGTTCGGGCAATAGCGTCGGCG
It contains:
- a CDS encoding universal stress protein produces the protein MLKLLVPVGHSPRALQAVRHAAFLYRERCASEVVLVNVQPPLGGSRADAFHTHRELDEIGRAAAEHDLAAAITILRDAGVHYSLTMKFGATADAIARCALEHRCDEIVLTAPRRNPLHWLARVFGLGLHDRLLRLTKLPVTAVH